The genomic interval TTTCAGGGCGTACCTGGTGGGCATTTCTACCTTGACCCTTTCTGTGACATCCGTGCATGCCACGGGGAGTCCCTCCTCTATCCCTTCCCTGACCAGGCTTTCAAGGATCTTCTTTTTCATGGCCAGCTCTTCCCGGCTGAACCCGTAGAGTGTAGCGGAGAAGTAGAGTTCCGGTTCCTCCCTCGGTTTAGGCGGCAGCGGGTATTTCAGGCCTCTCCCGATCTGGACCGCACCCCAACTGTGGCCGGAAATGTCGTGGGCCAGGCCCAACCTGGCGACTTTCATCAAGAAACGGGCAGAGCTCTCAGGCAGGGGTTCCTCATGAGGAGTGAACATGCCCCAGCCGACCATATCCTTGAATCCTGGCCTCGGGTATATGTTTATTCCGAGTTTGGTTACGATTCCCGTGGTTCCCTGCCAGCCGAGAATAAGCCCCATTAGATCGGGGATAGGGGTGCGGTGAAACCAGTAAGGCGAGACCGCGCATCCCCCCAGCCTGACGAGTTCCCCGTCCGGCATGACAACCTCCATGCCCGTGATCTGTTCTGAATTGATGCCGAACTTCCCCCCGAGGTGGCCGTAGCCGTGCAGGATGTATCCTGGTACAAGCCCGGCAGAGCCCGGCGGACCCACCGGCAGGGACACCCAGTACCCCCTCTTCTTCAACTCCGCATCGAGTCGTCCTATCGTCACTCCCGGCTCTATGACGGCGTAATCTATGTCCTCATTGATCTCGATTATCCTGTCCATCTTGTGGAGGTCGACGACTATCCCTCCCTCCACCGGAATAGTCAGCCCCCCCGTGCTCGACATGCCAACCACCGGAACCAGGGGAACCCCCTCCCTGTTGGCCAGGCGAACCAGTTCCTGGATCTGTTCCACCCGGGTGGCCATCGCAACATAGTCGGGTTGCGAAGGGGGATTGGTCGTTGAATCGCGCGCATAGCACTCCAGTATGTGGGGCTCCCTGGAAACGTTTCCCTCTCCGACGATGCCCTCAAGTAGGTCGTAGACCCTGTCTCCACTCATAGGCTCCCCCTTCCAACCCCTGGGAGTACCGCGAATACTACAATGCCGCTCCGGTTTTGTAAACAGAGAGCAACGGCACCTGCTGGCAACAAGGCGGCCCCCGTCTGTTCGGTGTACCATAAACCATGCCAATACCACTGCCGCCTCCGGAGACCCATACCCCACACGGAGGGCGCCTTACTCCGGCCCTCCGCCCCAGCACTGCTCGTATGCCTGTCGCCCCGGCTTTGGGGGAGCGAAGCCGCGCAGGAGGAACATGGGTTTTCCCTGGATTCCTCCCCTCACGGACAGGCGTGGTTTTGCTGAAGCATTGCAACGTTTTTTCTGCAACAGTTGCATATCTGCAACGCCATCGTTCCAGCCTCCGGCACTCTCGCGGTGCCAACATATCGATATCACAGGGATGTTTTTACTTCCTCGGAGATATCCTCTCTGGCATGCTTCGTGCTGCCCTCGTCTCAACAAGGAGTTGCTATGAATGTAGCGATCCCCCTTTTCGGTTCGAGAATCTCTCCGAGGTTTGATTTCTGTCAGGAGCTATTGATCGTGACTATCGAAGATGGGATAATTGTAGATAAAAAAACGGTCTCCATCTCGAGCCTGACCCCCTTGCAGAGGATCGCCGAACTGAGCAACCGAAACGTGAAAACCATCATCTGCGGGGGGATCAATCGTTTGGTGCAAAGCCACCTGAGAAACAACGGGATCTCGGTGATCTACGACGTGATGGGAGAGGCCGAGGAGGCCCTCGACCGGTACCTGAAGGGGCGACTCCGACCCAGGGCCTTCTGTGAAAGTCGGCGCAAAAGAGCCTCCAAAAGGGGAACCGGTGCTCCATGGCAGTTGTTTCCTCCCGGCAAGAGAAGCGGCGGCTCTGTTAAGAAGGAGGACAAGAATGAGTGACAAGTGCGACCCCGGCGAGAACTGCCAAACCTGCAGCCACTCTGCAAGCTGCAGCGCAGATGAAAAGGCGGCGCACACCGAGCAGAGACTCACCCAGAAGCTCACGGCGATCAAACACAAGGTCATGGTCATGAGCGGAAAGGGCGGGGTCGGAAAGAGCACGGTGGCCATCAATCTGGGGGCGGTCATGGCCCGCCAGGGTCTGGAAACTGGGATACTCGATGCAGACATCCATGGCCCGAATGTGCCCAAGATGCTCGGGGTCGATGCCAGACCGCTGGTAGGGGCAGAGCACGGCATCAGGCCGGTGGAAGCTCTGCCCCATCTGAAACTGATCTCCATGGCCTTTTTTATCGGAAGCCCCGACAACCCGGTCGTGTGGCGAGGCCCCCTTAAACACAGCGCCATCCAGCAGTTCATAAGCGATGTGGAATGGGGGAGACTCGACTGTCTTATCATCGATCTTCCCCCCGGCACCGGGGACGAGGCCCTGAGCACGGCCCATGTTCTGAAAAAGGTGGACGGCTCGATCATCGTGACAACCCCGCAGGATGTGGCGCTTCTCGACTCCCGCAAGGCCGTCAACTTCAGCAGAACCATGGGAATCCCGGTCATCGGCATCGTGGAGAACATGGCAGGCCTCACCTGCCCCCACTGCGGCAAACCGATTCCCCTCTTCAAGGTTGGCGGTGGGGAGAAGGCTGCCCTCCAATTGAGGGTGCCCTTTCTCGGTAGAGTACCCATCGATCCCGACGTGGTTGCCGACTGCGACAGCGGCGTTCCCGTGGTCATCGGTCACTCCCATTCTCCGGTGGCCGAGGCCTTCGAGAAGATCGCCGCTTCATGCCGGGCCTATGTGGACAGCCGGGCCGACTTCGCGGGTGTCCAGAAATCTCAGGCACGCCCGTGACAGGGGGATCCCGACCCTGCCGGCATCGGGCGAGCAGACCCGCGAAGAAAAAGAAAGCATGGAGGAGAGAGGATGAAGAGAATAGCCCTTGCCTGTGAAAATGATGCAGGCCTCGAAAGCGAAGTGAGTGCTCACTTTGGACGGTGCCCTTACTATGCCATCGTGGCGGTGGAGGACAGTGACATCTGTGAGACGGAGGTTGTGGAAAACCCATACTTCCAGGCTCACCAGCCAGGGGTGGTCCCCGAGTTCATCCGATCTCGGAATGTAGACGTTATGATCGCCGGTGGGATGGGTCCGAGGGCCATCGACCTGTTCAACCAGTTCGGCATCGAGGTCGCCACCGGCGTCCAGGGCAAGGTCAAGAACGTCGTCGCAGCCTATCTCGGCGGCCGGATATCAGGGGTGTTCCCCTGTGAGCACCACGACCACTAGGGAAAAACCCGGCAGATCCATGAAGGGCGAGATGTGGCAGGCCGCCAAGCCCGCATGGGAGTCGGAACGGAAGTCACGGGAGGAGATCGGATGAAAGTCGTCGTTACGGCCTCGGGAAGCACGCTCGATTCACCGGTGGACCCACGGTTCGGCCGATGTGGTTACTTCGTCTTTGTCGACCCTGATTCTCTCCAGTTCGAGGCCTTTGCCAATGAAAGCGCCATGGCCTCCGGCGGGGCCGGCATTCAGGCCGCCCAGTTCGTGGCCAATCGGGGAGCAGAAGCGGTCATTACCGGCAATGTCGGTCCCAACGCTTCGACGACTCTCAATGCCGCGGGCATCCCGGTCTTTCTCGGCGCCACCGGGACGGTGAGAGATGCCGTGGAAATGTACAAACAGGGAAGACTTCAATCCGCCTCAGGCCCCTCTGTAGCAGGCCATTTTGGGATGGGCCAGGCGGGTGCCGGTGCCGCGCCGGGCGGTCCTGGGGGAGGCGGCATGGGAATGGGCATGGGTATGGGCAGAGGCATGGGTATGGGCCGGGGTATGGGTCGAGGCATGGGTATGGGCCGGGGCTCCATGGCCGGTGCTCAGCCCGTCCAGCCAGCAGGCCCTGTGCAGCAGGACATGGAGGCCCTGAAATCCCAGATGAAGGCCCTCCAGGATCAGATGGAAAAGATCTCTGAAAAGCTCGATGAGCTGAGCAAGAGGCCGAAAGAACCGGGCAAAGGGAGAGAGGGATGATAGTGTGTGTCAGTGCAGCCGGCCGGGGCCTTGAGGCCGCTGTCGATCCCCGCTTCGGCCGGTGTGGTTTTTTTGCATTCATAGACACCGAAACCCTGGAGTACCGCTGCCTGGCAAACCCGGGAGCATCGAGTGCAGGAGGTGCAGGTCCGGAGGCTGCCCGGTTCATTGCCGGTGAGGGCGCCGAGGCCGTGATAACCGGTCAGGTCGGGCCCAATGCCCTGACCACCCTTAATGGGCTCGCCATCAGGATTTATGAGACGAGCGGCGGAACGGTAGGGGAGGCGGTGGACCGGTTCAAAGAGGGCTCTCTGAAAGAGATCCTGGACCGGAGAGTCCGGTTCTAGAGGAAGGAGGAAGGGAGATGCCAAGAGGAGACGGAACGGGCCCGCCCTGGGGCGGCGGTCCGGGAACAGGGAGAGGAATGGGAAGGGGAGGCGGTCGAGGAGCCGGCAGAATGGGCGGAACCAGGGCAGGAGCCGGACCCGGTGGTGAGTGTGTGTGCCCTTCTTGCGGGACAACGGCTCCCCACCAGGCAGGAGTGCCCTGCTACCAGCAGCACTGCCCCAAATGTGGAACCCCCATGGTAAGGGGCTAGCAATCACCTTGAGCCCCGGGGCTCGGCGGTCCGGCTCTGCGATCCCCTCCTGCGGAGGATCGACTGAACCGGAGGGGGTGTCCTGTGTCGCGGGCCCGCCCCGGAGAAAACCATGACCCGTGTGGAACCGATGGTCCAGTCCGGGCAACTGTCTCAGCGGGAAAGGAGACTCCAGCGGCAGGGCTGGAAAAGGCAGTTCATTGCGAGTGAGCCGCGGCTCAGCGAGGCGGTGGAGCTCTACCGGGAGGCAGGATACGAGGTTCACCTAGAGCCCTTGGGCCGCGGGGTAGATCCCGGGGGCTGCAATGGCTGTACGGTCTGTTTCGACGGTTTCGAGGACCGCTACAGGGTGATTTACACCCGACACAAGAAAGAGTCTCCAAGACTCGAAGACGACCTCTGGTAGGGCGGTCGATGGCGCGGCAGGCCAGAAGGGCATTCTATGATCTGTTTTCCCGTTTTTACGATCCCCTTATCCGCATCCATTCCGGGGACAGGGAGGGAAGGTTGAGGCGGTTCATGGTCGAAAAGACGGGGATCGGCCCCCAGGGCAGGGGGCTCGATCTTTGCACAGGGACCGGTGCCGTTGCGATCGAGCTCGGCCGGGCCGCAGGGGAGAAAGGTTTTGTGGTGGGCCTCGACTTCTCAGGCGGTATGCTTCGCAAAGGGAGAGAGAAGGCCCGGTGCCTGGGATTCGGGAGGGTCTCTTGGGTCGAGGCGGATGCCGCGTCCCTCCCACTCAAAGACGCCTCCTTCGATGCTGTCACCTGTTCACATGCCATGTACGAATTGCCGGAGGATGTCCGCCGCAGTGTAATGGTCGAAGCGCGGAGAGTGCTCAAAGAGGGCGGCCGTTTCTGCATGATGGAGCACGAGATTCCAGGGAATCCCCTTGTCAGGCTGCTCTTCAGGATCAGGATCCTCTCCTTCGGATCGAGCGGCGCCTGGTCGTTCATACGTGCCGACACGCGGCCTTTTGCAGAGGTGTTTGGCTCGGTTTCCAAGGCGACAGCCCCCTCGGACAAGTCGAAGGTTATCTGCGGCGAGAAAAGAGAGATAGGGAGAACCTGTTGATAATATCGATAGCCAGCGGCAAAGGCGGAACCGGAAAGACGACGGTAGCGGTAAACCTGGCGCTGTCCCTGGGCGATGTACAGTTCATGGACTGCGACGTTGAAGAGCCCAACGCCCACATTTTCCTGAAGCCCTCGATAGAGGAGACGGTTTCTGCGGCCATTCCGGTCCCGAAGGTCGATCTTCAGAAGTGCAACTACTGCGGCAAGTGCAGCGAAGCATGCGAGTTTCACGCCATCGTCGTGGTGAAAGAGGCCCTCCTCACATTCGAGGAACTCTGCCACGGCTGCGGGGCCTGTTCATACGTGTGCCCTGAGAAGGCGATCGGCGAAGAGGACAAAGAGATCGGGAGGATCGAGATCGGCCACGCCGGAAGGATCCGTTTTGTTCAGGGCATCCTCAATATCGGTGAGCCCATGGCAACCCCGGTCATACGGAAAGAGAAGCGCCTCCTTCTGCCTTCGGAGGTAACCATTCTCGATGCACCTCCAGGGACGTCCTGTCCCGTAATCGAAACGGTAAAGGGTTCGGACTTCTGCCTTCTCGTAACCGAGCCCACCCCCTTTGGGTTGAATGATCTGGAACTGGCCGCCGGGATGGTCAGGAAAATGGGGGTCCCCATGGGTGTCGTGATCAACCGGGCAGATGTAGGCGGCCCTGGAGTGAAGGAGTTCTGCCGGAGAGAGGGGATCCCGGTGGTAATGGAGGTGCCTATGGACAGGCGGATCGCGGAATCCTATTCGAGGGGCATACCGGTGGTGGAGGTCCTGCCCGACTACCGGTCCCGCTTTCTCTCTCTTTTCAAGGAGATCACGAACCTCGTCGAAGCAGAGACCAGGCACGGGAAGGAGGGGGGAGACCTTGTCAGAAGAGAGCTCCTATGAAGCCGATCAAGATGATTTCGGCTATATCACATACAACGAGAAGATGATCGACCACTTCCTCAACCCCAGGAACGTGGGAGAAGTCGAAAACCCGGACGGGGTGGGCACCGTCGGAGATCCGACCTGCGGGGATTTCCTCCGCGCCACCATCAGGGTTGAGGACGGCCGGATCCGGGAGTTCAGGTTTCTCACCCAGGGATGTCCCGGAGCCATTGCCACCTCCAGCATTGCCACGGAAATCGCCATCGGGAAGACCCTCTCAGAGGCCCTCCAACTCAATGATAACGACGTGATCAATGCGGCAGGGGGAATTCCTGCGAGAAAAGTCCACTGCTCGCTCCTGGCCATCCGAGGCCTGCACGAGGCGATCCGGGACTATGCCGAGCGGCACGGCAGGCAGAAAGGGAAAGGCCATGAAACAGCTGACCATCATTAGCGGGAAGGGGGGAACCGGGAAGACCACCATCACCGCAGCTTTTGCCCTGTTGGCCCGCCGCAAGGTAATGGCTGACTGTGACGTGGACGCAGCGGATCTCCACCTGCTCTTGAACCCGGAACTCCGCCAAACAGTCGAGTTCTATGGTGGAAGATCGCCTGTCGTGGACCAAGAGAAATGTACCAGGTGCGGTATCTGCACGGATCTCTGCCGTTTTGACGCGATAAAGGACGGGGTCGTGGACCTCGTCTCCTGTGATCATTGCGGACTCTGTGTCTACGGGTGCCCGGAGGATGCGATCACGATGAGAGAGAATCATTCGGGCAGTTGGTTCGTCTCCGAGACCGCCTACGGCCTCCTGGTTCATGCCAGGCTCGGAATCGGGGAGGAAAACTCGGGCAAACTGGTGACCGCGGTGAGGAAAAAGGCCTCCGAGATTGCGGAAAACGAGGGCCTCGACCTCGTCATCATCGACGGGCCGCCCGGGGTCGGGTGCCCTGTGATGGCATCTGTGGCAGGGGTGGATATGATTCTCTCCATCAGCGAACCGACCCTCTCGGGGATGCACGATCTGAACAGGGTTTTGGATCTTGCCGGTCATTTCAAGATCCCTGCCAGGGTGTGCATCAACAAGTTCGATATCAATCCAGAGATCACGGCGGAGATCGAGCGGGAATGCCGGGACAAAGGCGTGGAAGTTGTGTCGAAGCTCCCCTTTGACCGGTGTGTGGTCGATTCTCTCGTCATGAGAAAAACGGTTATCCAACATCCCTGTGGAGAGTTCACGAGCCGGATCAGGGATATGTGGGAGAGGATAGAGGCGGACTTGAGCTGAGGTCTGCCGGGAACCAAGGAGAGACGAGCCATGTGTGAAACCAATGCCTATCTGGTGAAAGAGGGGAATGAGGAACTGATCATGGAGGATGTGGCCCTGGCGCGGCCAAAAGACGGGAAGCTCGAGTTGAAGGATATATTCGGCGAAGAGAAGATTGTTCCCGGAAACATCAAGGAGATCCAATTCCTGAGTCACAAGATGCTGATCGAATAGAGAGGCCACGGCCTGGGGTTGCAAGAAAGAGAAGACTCCCAATGAGACCTTTGGAAAAGGCGGTGTGTATAGTTCTGACCCTCTTTATCACTCCCGCCGCCGCCATGGGCGGACCAGAGCAATGGAGAGATCCTCCCCTTTCCTCTGTGACGATAACGGTCCTTTACGACAATAACCCCTTTGTTCCGGGTCTGAGGAGGGAATGGGGTTTTTCGGCCCTCGTCGAGTCGGAAGGCCGATCGATTCTCTTCGATACCGGAGGGGACGGGAAGACCCTACTCCACAACATGAAGAAGCTGGGAAAAGACCCGGGGGCGGTCGGCACGGTCGTCATCTCTCATGGCCACGGTGATCATACCGGGGGACTGGACAGTATCGTCGAGGTCGCAACCCGCCCGAGGGTCTTTCTTCCCGGGAGTCTTCCGCAAGGCTATTCAGAGGCACTCAGGGTCCGGGGAGCCGATGTTGCGCGTGTCTCAGGCCCCACGAGGATACTGGCCGGAGTCTATTCCACGGGCGAGATGGGAGAGATCATCCCCGAACAGGCCCTCATCCTAAGCACGAAGCCCGGTCTGGTTGTGATCACCGGTTGTGCACATCCGGGAATCGTCAGCATGGTCAGAAGGGCGAAGGCCTTGCTCAAGAGGAAGGTCTTCCTCGTCATGGGGGGGTTCCACCTGCTCTCAAGCAGCCCTGGCCGGATTGAATCGGTTGTTGAGGACTTCAGGCAGATGGGTGTGCAGAAGGTGGCGCCCTGCCACTGCACGGGTGACGAAGCACGGAGACTCTTTGAACACGCGTACCTGGGCGACTTCATCCGGGCCGGAGTGGGCAGGGCGATCGAGATTCGGTGAGACAGGGTGGAGTCTGCCGCAAGGGGGGGACTTTTTGTTTTTCTCCGGTTTTTGGTCTTGAAGAATTTCTACGATGGGTTATCATCTTGAAAGGCGGTCCGACTTGGCTTGCATGGGTTTACCTCGTGAATCCCGCCTGCTCCAACAGCGCCGGCCGATGGTGGGGCCGGAGGTTTGGTGGTCAAGGCAATTCCCCGACAGGGAGGAGTCCGCAAGGCCGGCAAGCGGACTCATCGAGCGGAAAGGAGGTTTTGGACATGGAGAGACCCACATTTGAAAGAAATCCTGGGTTGCGGAAGGGATGGCTGTCTCTGGGAATCCTGCTGCTTGTGTCCGGGGTACTCGTGCTGAGCGCCCGGGCCTCTTCTGAACAGAGCAGTTGCCTGTCGTGCCATACCGACTCCAGGAAACTCATCAGGCTGAGCCAGGATATTCTGAAGAAACATCCCCCTGTCAAGTCCGAAGCCATAAAGGGCGAAGGGTGAGGGGGTGAGCTGGCTCCGTTGGAGCTATACGAAAAGGTTCTGGTGGAAGATGAGTTTCTCGAGTCAGATCACGGTGACATAGCTTGTGTAGACTGCCACGGGGGCAACCCGGAGGACAACAACTGGGAGACCGCCCATAAGGGGCTCGTCAAGGACCCCACCTTCCCCGACGCTTCAAAGGCCTGCGGCGATTGTCATGAGGACATTGTGGAGACCGCAAAGTCGAGCCTCCACGTCACCCTCCTGCCGTATCGTCTCATCATCGGCAAACGGGCCACCCAGGATCCATCGGTCAAAAAGGCCCTCGAAAAGGCCATGGGCAAACACTGCATGGAGTGCCACTCGAGCTGCGGCCAGTGCCATGTGAGCAGACCCGATTCCGTGGAGGGAGGACTCGTTCAGGGCCACAAATTCATGAAGACCCCGCCCATGGGGACCAACTGCACCTCCTGTCACGGAAGCAGGTTGGAGAAGGAGTTCACCGGCAAGAACCCCGGCATACCCGGTGACGTCCACTTCGTCAAGGAGAACATGGAATGCGTCTCCTGTCACAAGGCCGGGGAAATGCACGGCGACGGCAACAGGTACCCGACCATGCACGAAGTCATGAGCGGTCCGAAGTGTGTGGACTGCCACAAGGATGCGGGTAGCGCCACATCCAAGAAAAAAGTGCACAGGCTTCATCACGAGACCGTCAAATGTACGGTCTGCCATTCCCTCCAGTACAAGAACTGCTACGGGTGTCACGTGGGTACCGACGAAAAGGGACTCCCCTACTTTCAAACAGACCAGACCGTGATGGACTTCAAGATCGGCCTCAATCCAAAGATCACCGAGGAGCAGCCTTACAAGTTCGTTACGGTGCGGCACGTCCCGACCAATCCGGGGCTTTTCGACTTCTATGTGAAGGGGGGACTGAAGAACTTCGACCAGGTTCCGACCTGGAAGCCTGCAACGCCCCACAATATCCAGTTGAAGACCCCGCAGAACAAGAGCTGCAGGTCCTGTCACAAGAAAAAGAAGCTCTTTCTCACCGAGAAGGACGTGAAACCCGAAGAGAGGGCGGCCAATCGATCGGTCATCGTACCGAAATCCGCGATACCTACAAAGACAAAGAAGAAGTGAGGCCCAGGGCTTTCCTTGGGTCTCCTTGTACCGGGAGTTCCACAAAGTCCCAGAGAAAGGAGGTGAGAAACCATGGCAAGGAATCGATTCCTGAGAGGCATTCTGGCCATTTCGCTACTGTTTGCCCTGGTCCTGTCTTTTGGCTGTGCAACAACCCAAAAGACCATGACCACCCAGGAGATGGTGACCGAGGCCAGGAAACACATAGAGCAGGTTTCCGTGGCCGAGGCCAAGGCGGAGTTCGACGCAGGCAAAGCCGTCTTCCTGGATGTGAGGGAACAATCCGAGTGGCAAAAGGGCCATGTCCCGAATGCCAAGCACCTGCCGAGGGGTCTGCTCGAGTTCAAGATCTCCAAGGTGATACCTGACAAGTCGGCTCGGATCATCGTTTACTGCAAGACCGGCGGGAGATCTTCTCTTGCGACGAGCACCCTGAAGCGTCTCGGGTACACCAATGTCGCCAGCATGTCAGGTGGCTGGAAAGCCTGGGTCAAGGCCGGAAATCCGGTCCAGTAGAGGCCCTGGTGGAGAGAGGGGGGCGGTTCCCCCTCTCGTTCAATCGACAGACGGCCCGCTGGAGACCGGTTGATTTACCTCCCGGTCTCATATTCCCCTCTTTCCTGAAAAACGGGCGGTCAAGGACAGAGATAAGACTCTCGGCGAGGAAATCATGAACCAGGATCTTCTACCCACATGTTCGAAATGCAGTGTCGAAAACAGGATCTGCGAGTCGGAATTGGGCCGGGGCCCTGCCTTCTGCCCCACCCTGAACAGGCATGCCGTGGTGGAACGTGCCAACAGAGAGTACGAGAAGCCGGAAATCAGGGAGTTCGCGCGCCAGGCAAGCATTCAGGAGGGGGAGTGCTACATCAACCGGGGGGTGGATCCCTATGTTCTCCATCCGGTGAAACCCAGGATCCAGGAGACCTGTGAGTTCGCCAAGAAGATGGGGTTCAAGAGGATCGGGATCGCCTTCTGCTCGGGCCTTCACCACGAGGCCTCGATCCTGACCAGGATACTCGAGGCCCAGGGGTTCGAGGTGGTCTCTGTGGTCTGCAAGACCGGAAGGACGCCCAAGGAAACGATCGGCATAAAGGAGGAAGAAAAGATAGAGATCGGGAAGTTCGAATCAATGTGCAGTCCCATTGCCCAGGCCATGATTCTCAATCACGAAAAGACCGATTTCAACATCCTCCTCGGCCTCTGCGTGGGACACGATTCCCTGTTTCTCAAGTACGCCGAGGCCTTCAGCACCGTCCTGATCGTCAAGGACCGCGTTCTGGGACACAATCCCGCGGCCGCCCTGTATACGACAGACAGTTACTACGCCAGGCTGAAGAGGGAAGGGTTCTGATGCAACCGATCATGGAGTTCCGTGTTGAAGGAGGAAAGCGATGAGCGCGGGGTCGGAAAAGGGACGGATCGTAGGAGTCTGCTCGAGTCATCACCCCCAGGCCCCCAAGAAGAACATCGACCAGGGCATGCTGAGGGAGGATTGGGGGCTCGAAGGGGACTCGCACGCCGGCACCAAGCGCCAGGTGAGCCTCCTCGCCTCTGAGGACATCGAGGCTGCCTGTGAGAAACGCCGAATTCATGCCCCCCCGGGTGCCTTTGCCGAGAATATCACCACCAGCGGCATCGATCTGGGGAGGATCCGCGTCGGAGACCGGCTCCGTCTGGGGGAGGCGGTGATCGAAGTCGTAGCCGTGGGCAAGGATCCCTCCGAGCCGCGTACGTACTCCTACTGCGGAATTTCGCTCCTCCCTGAAAAGGGGGTCTTCACCAGGGTGGTCCGTAGCGGTCAGGTAAAGGTCGGCGATACGGTAGAGTTGGATTCTCGTGGGCGCGGCGGGCGGCCGCAACCACGGAAAGTCCCTGGCAGAGAAGTGCGCCGCCTATGAGCTCTCCGCTGATTCTCTATCCCGGGTGCATGGTTCTGGCCCGATTCCCGAGTACGAAAAGGCATCCAGAATCCTCCTCACGACAATAGGGGGTCGAGATTCTCGAAGAGAAGAACGGAAGCCCCTGCCGGGGTGCGGTCCTTCGCCCAAAGGAGAAAGGCTCCGGCCGCGCTCCCGGCAATGGATGGAACTCCCCAAAGCAGAACGCTGCGATGTTTTGGAATCCGGCCTGGGGTCTGCCTCTGCATACGGATGGAGGGGGTATGGGCGGTTTCTTGCCTTACCGGCACGGGTCGACAGGGCAGAATGCGGATCCGCAGCAACTGCCGGGAGCGCGAGTAGGACCATCCAGGAGGTGTCGGCATATTCTCCGCCATGATGCTGAAAGACCGAGGGCCTGAACGTGGAAGAGAGCGAAAGGATCGGGTTACTCTCCATTACCACCAATGTTTTTTTGGCTGCCCTGAAGTACGGTCTTGCTGCCCTTTCGGGCTCCGTCGCCCTCCTTGCCGACGCCATCCATTCCCTGTCGGATGTGATCTCGGCGGCGACGGTCCTGGCCGGGATCAAGATATCCAAGCGGAAATCGAGGGCATTCCCTTACGGCCTTTACAAGGTGGAAA from Deltaproteobacteria bacterium carries:
- a CDS encoding DUF1847 domain-containing protein, which translates into the protein MNQDLLPTCSKCSVENRICESELGRGPAFCPTLNRHAVVERANREYEKPEIREFARQASIQEGECYINRGVDPYVLHPVKPRIQETCEFAKKMGFKRIGIAFCSGLHHEASILTRILEAQGFEVVSVVCKTGRTPKETIGIKEEEKIEIGKFESMCSPIAQAMILNHEKTDFNILLGLCVGHDSLFLKYAEAFSTVLIVKDRVLGHNPAAALYTTDSYYARLKREGF
- a CDS encoding MOSC domain-containing protein; its protein translation is MSAGSEKGRIVGVCSSHHPQAPKKNIDQGMLREDWGLEGDSHAGTKRQVSLLASEDIEAACEKRRIHAPPGAFAENITTSGIDLGRIRVGDRLRLGEAVIEVVAVGKDPSEPRTYSYCGISLLPEKGVFTRVVRSGQVKVGDTVELDSRGRGGRPQPRKVPGREVRRL
- a CDS encoding CooT family nickel-binding protein, which produces MCETNAYLVKEGNEELIMEDVALARPKDGKLELKDIFGEEKIVPGNIKEIQFLSHKMLIE
- a CDS encoding MBL fold metallo-hydrolase, which gives rise to MRPLEKAVCIVLTLFITPAAAMGGPEQWRDPPLSSVTITVLYDNNPFVPGLRREWGFSALVESEGRSILFDTGGDGKTLLHNMKKLGKDPGAVGTVVISHGHGDHTGGLDSIVEVATRPRVFLPGSLPQGYSEALRVRGADVARVSGPTRILAGVYSTGEMGEIIPEQALILSTKPGLVVITGCAHPGIVSMVRRAKALLKRKVFLVMGGFHLLSSSPGRIESVVEDFRQMGVQKVAPCHCTGDEARRLFEHAYLGDFIRAGVGRAIEIR
- a CDS encoding rhodanese-like domain-containing protein, with amino-acid sequence MTTQEMVTEARKHIEQVSVAEAKAEFDAGKAVFLDVREQSEWQKGHVPNAKHLPRGLLEFKISKVIPDKSARIIVYCKTGGRSSLATSTLKRLGYTNVASMSGGWKAWVKAGNPVQ